A single region of the Epinephelus moara isolate mb chromosome 14, YSFRI_EMoa_1.0, whole genome shotgun sequence genome encodes:
- the eif5a2 gene encoding eukaryotic translation initiation factor 5A-2 isoform X1 yields MTRQHTRWEPEANLALSYRPIMADDEPQFDQADSGASTTYPVQCSALRKNGHVMIKKRPCKIVEMSTSKTGKHGHAKVHLVGIDLFTGKKLEDICPSTHNMDVPNVLRKDYQVIGISDGFLSLMNDSGATREDLKVPETDLGKEITSKFNGGENLMATVLKACDEEAVVGIKAMA; encoded by the exons ATGACAAGACAACACACGAGGTGGGAACCAGAAGCTAACTTAGCTTTAAGCTACCGT CCCATCATGGCAGATGATGAACCACAGTTCGACCAAGCCGACTCTGGGGCCTCCACAACATACCCAGTGCAGTGCTCCGCATTGAGGAAGAATGGCCATGTCATGATAAAAAAACGTCCCTGCAAGATTGTCGAAATGTCTACCTCCAAGACTGGCAAGCATGGACACGCTAAG GTTCACCTTGTTGGAATTGACCTCTTTACTGGGAAGAAGTTGGAAGATATCTGCCCATCTACCCATAACATGGATGTCCCTAATGTTTTAAGGAAAGACTACCAG GTCATAGGTATCAGCGATGGCTTCTTGTCCCTGATGAATGACTCTGGAGCAACCAGAGAAGACCTCAAAGTGCCAGAAACCGATTTGGGCAAAGAGATAACATCTAAGTTTAATGGAGGAGAGAATTTAATG gCCACTGTGTTGAAAGCTTGCGACGAGGAAGCTGTAGTTGGCATCAAGGCCATGGCTTAA
- the eif5a2 gene encoding eukaryotic translation initiation factor 5A-2 isoform X2: MADDEPQFDQADSGASTTYPVQCSALRKNGHVMIKKRPCKIVEMSTSKTGKHGHAKVHLVGIDLFTGKKLEDICPSTHNMDVPNVLRKDYQVIGISDGFLSLMNDSGATREDLKVPETDLGKEITSKFNGGENLMATVLKACDEEAVVGIKAMA, from the exons ATGGCAGATGATGAACCACAGTTCGACCAAGCCGACTCTGGGGCCTCCACAACATACCCAGTGCAGTGCTCCGCATTGAGGAAGAATGGCCATGTCATGATAAAAAAACGTCCCTGCAAGATTGTCGAAATGTCTACCTCCAAGACTGGCAAGCATGGACACGCTAAG GTTCACCTTGTTGGAATTGACCTCTTTACTGGGAAGAAGTTGGAAGATATCTGCCCATCTACCCATAACATGGATGTCCCTAATGTTTTAAGGAAAGACTACCAG GTCATAGGTATCAGCGATGGCTTCTTGTCCCTGATGAATGACTCTGGAGCAACCAGAGAAGACCTCAAAGTGCCAGAAACCGATTTGGGCAAAGAGATAACATCTAAGTTTAATGGAGGAGAGAATTTAATG gCCACTGTGTTGAAAGCTTGCGACGAGGAAGCTGTAGTTGGCATCAAGGCCATGGCTTAA